The genomic DNA TGGAATACCAGCTCACCTCGTACGACTTCAACCTGAGCGGCATCGTGAGCGTCATGCTGCGGTACGCGCTGCGGCCGTCGTCGGTGTCGTCGCCCCGGCACAAGGCCGTGATCGAGGCGGAGGGCACGATAATTGAGCGGCGTTCGACGATGAGACCTGCTAAAGGTTCGGTTGAATAAAAACCCGGGCGTACCCCTCGTCCTTCGACCCAGATTATTTATTATTGACGATTTATATCCGGCCTTAATCTCACAATGTAAATACTGCGGGACATGCCATAGTCTTTGGAAAGATTGACCACGCCGCTTCTCACGGAAAATTCCCGGACCAGCCTCCCCTGCAAGGTATAGACCGCGCAGATGTTTGACGTTTGCGCATATTCATGCGGAAGGGCGAACCCGTCGCCGTTCACCTTGAGGGTGCGCGGCGCCGGAACCGGTTTGTCAGGAACCGCTGCCGTATTTACGCCCGTCGCCGTGGAATCGTAAATAAGGAAGCTCGCGAACGACAGCGCGGGAAGGGTGGCCGTCACCATCTGCGATCCCACGCATATCGCCACGTTCTGCGGCGCGTTGTTCTGGTTGTTGGTCACCACCGCGATGCTGCCGTCCGGGTTCTTTACGGAAATCTCGTTCGTGTCGTACTGTCCCGTCACCTTGAGCACCTTTGACCCCGGCCGTATGTAGTAACTCAGGTGTTTGAGCCCGTAGTACTGCGAGTTGTACACGATCTTTTTCCCGATGGTGTCTATGGTTATCATGCAGTTCTGCTGCCAGGCGCCGGTTCCCCATTGGGCGCTCCACCCGCCGTTGGCCAAAAGCAGGTTCCATTGAAAGGCACCCGACGCGCCGTTCGCGACCAGCAGCTTGATTTCCGGGAAAGTCTGCGATTGCGGGTAGTTCCACTGGTTGTCGCCGCCGCCGCACACCAGTTCCGTGCCGTATTCCCGCAGGTTGGGAAACTTCTTGTGGATGTAGTTGATCACCTGCTCGCCCTGGTACTGGTAGCACACCGTGGTGATGATGCTGCTGCAATAGCTGTCCCTGAGCATGGGGATGTAGTAGTTGGAGTCGTTGAGGTTCATGGTGGGGGTCCACAGCTCGACGTCGGGATGGTCGGCCTTCATGCGCGGGCCCAGATAATTTTTCATGAAATTCAGCATCGTGGCTCCGTCGGGCCAGATCATGGAGGGAAACGGCTGGCACGTGTACGGCTCGTTCTGGAACGCGAGCGCAAAGAACGGAATGCCGTCGTTCTTGAACAGCGTGACCACTTTTGAAAAGTACAGCGCATAGGCGGTGAGGGTCGCTATGTCCTGGTGCAGTTCGCACGCCGTGCTCGGGTAGGAGGCGCCGCCCGACCAGTTGTCGTTGGCCTTCATCCAGGCGGGCGCGGTCCACGGGCTCCCCCAAACCTTGAGCGCCGGATTGACGGCGACGGCTTTCTTGACAAAGTCGAGCGTTACGAGGCTGTCGCGGTGGATGTTCACGTACTTCATCTCGTCGTCGCCCGCCGAATCGTCGAGCGAGTAGCCGTTGAGCGAAAAATCGCTGCAGCCGATGGGCAGGCGGATCATGTTGAACTTGCAGCCGCTCACCGTGTCGAAGAGCGCCCGCATCACGCTGTCCTGCAGCGCCTGCGGCAGCT from Chitinivibrionales bacterium includes the following:
- a CDS encoding glycoside hydrolase family 30 beta sandwich domain-containing protein — translated: MPIAKRFSRGAAVKWLLVILLAAGAVSPSHAVLRAKWRTSVANAPWAAEQQLPVVAHTTQATEIDVDTTVQFQTMTGWGGSPNESSVLALHKLPQALQDSVMRALFDTVSGCKFNMIRLPIGCSDFSLNGYSLDDSAGDDEMKYVNIHRDSLVTLDFVKKAVAVNPALKVWGSPWTAPAWMKANDNWSGGASYPSTACELHQDIATLTAYALYFSKVVTLFKNDGIPFFALAFQNEPYTCQPFPSMIWPDGATMLNFMKNYLGPRMKADHPDVELWTPTMNLNDSNYYIPMLRDSYCSSIITTVCYQYQGEQVINYIHKKFPNLREYGTELVCGGGDNQWNYPQSQTFPEIKLLVANGASGAFQWNLLLANGGWSAQWGTGAWQQNCMITIDTIGKKIVYNSQYYGLKHLSYYIRPGSKVLKVTGQYDTNEISVKNPDGSIAVVTNNQNNAPQNVAICVGSQMVTATLPALSFASFLIYDSTATGVNTAAVPDKPVPAPRTLKVNGDGFALPHEYAQTSNICAVYTLQGRLVREFSVRSGVVNLSKDYGMSRSIYIVRLRPDINRQ